DNA sequence from the Pseudomonas fluorescens Q2-87 genome:
GTACCTTCAGCACTCGATCGCTGACTGCGCCCTTCACGTAATAAGGCGTTTCCAGAGCCACCGACAGCTTGCCTCCCGCCGCCCCAGCCCCGCCTGAGCGGGCGCTGAATGTGCCGTCCAAGTACAAGCCATTGGCCGACGCCAGGGAGATACTGCCGCCATTGCTCGCTACCGACGTGCTGCCCGGGCCGGGAATGTCCAACACGGCCTGGCTGCCATCCGCTTGCAGACGCGCCCCCTCGCGCACCGCCACAAACAGTTCGGATGCGGAAGCCGATCCTTTCGCGGTATCGATCTGGCCGCCGATGACAATCTGCCCGCCATCACGTACCAGGCCATAGGTCTGACCGCGCATGTCCCGGGCGGTCACGGCCCGGCTGGAGACATCGATCAGAGCCTGCTCGCCCAGCCAGATGGAGCGACCGTGGCCCTGAGCATTGACGGCTTCACCCTGCGCACCGATGACGCTCAACCCGGTGAGGCTGACCCGCCCACCCCACGCATTAAGGGTACCGTTGGCGGTCAGTTGACCGATGCTGCGCACATCGATGCCCTGGCCCGGATCGACGCTGACCACGCTGCCCTTGCCCAGGTTCAACACCGTGCTGGCCATGTCGGCGGCGCTGGAGTTCGCGGTACCGGCAGTAAGACTCAGGCTCGCGCCGCGACGCTGGGTCATGACGCCTTTGATCGCGTCTTCCTGGTACAACTCCGGCGTCCAGCGCTGCAAAGCATCCGCCGGTTCTGCGCCACCGCCGGTGCTCAACGCCTGCTCGCTAAAACGGTACACCGGCATCGTCACATCGACCTGGGTCCCGTCGGCCACGCTCAGGCCTTCGTTACCTGTGATGTCATAGGCCGAGAAGCCTTTGTCAAAAAAGTCTCCACCCAGTTGCAGGGTGCCCGGTTCAAGCGGCGAGCCACTGTTGCCGATCAGCACTTTATTGGCCGCCAGCGTCAAGGTCCCGCCGCCATTCACGCCGGTGCCGCGCAGTTCACCGTCAAGGTTCAAGGCGCCGTTATCGGACGATGCGCCGGTACTGGAGGTCAGGGTCAGGTCACCGCCCTTGCCGCCGCGGATCTTGCCATCGGCCATGACCGCAGCACCGGAACTGACGTCAATCCGGCTGCCCTGACGCACGTCAATGTCGCCAATGCTGCGCACGGACACGGTGCCGCCGTTGATGAACGGCAGGCCTTGGCGGTCGTTGCCGTCGAGCAGCAGATTGCTCCACCGTCCGGCGGCGTTCAGCTTGACGCCTTCTCCCAATGTGACCACTGCCCGCTGTCCCGTGGCGGGTGAAAGCGTGACGTCTCCAATCTGGAAGTTATCGGTCCTGACCTGTTTGAGCACGTTGCCCAAGGCAATACGACCGCTGCGGGCAGTCAGGTCGGCGTTCACCTCGACCTGCGGGGCATAAAGCGTGATGTCGCCGCCGTCGGCGACCTTGAGTGCACCGTCGACCTGGATGCCTTCAGCCGCCGCCACCTTGACCGCGCCGAGCTGGAAGCCATTGAGCAGCGCGTTATCCAGCACCAGCTTGCCTTGCCGATCGGTGTCGACCACCGAGGTCAGATCCAGGCCCGCGGCAATCTTGTCGGCCACCTTGCCGACGGTGACCTGATCGAAGGTGGGGTTCAGGCCACTGTTGATCATGCCGCTGGTCTTGTCATGGATCGGCGTGTAGCTGCCCACCCACAACTGCGCCCGTCGGGCCACGGCGTTTTGCGATTGCTGGTAGCCGTCGAGGTTGAGATTGGGTGCCTGGGTCTGGCGTTCGCCCTGGTAGACCTCACCGACAATCTGGCCTTCCAGCACCGCGTTGCGGGTCGACACCACCAGCTTGCCGGCATCGCGGCCGACGGTGTAGCCCGCCTCAAAACGCTCGCGAGGGGCGATCAACGGGTTGTAGTAGTAATCGGTCTGGCCCCAGCGTTGGCTGTGATCTTCGTAGCCTTTGTAGATGCCGGTATAGAGAATGTCCCCCGGCGCCTTGGACAATTCATACAAACGCCCATTGGGGCCTTTGAGCCAGGTCTGACGCAGGTAGCCGCTCTGCACATCCAGGGTGCCGCCAGACAGGTTCAGTTGCGCTGCCTGCTGAGTCACCACGTCGTTGCCAGTGAACGTCAAGGTCCCGCCTTGAGCAGCCCATTCACCGGCGCTGTGGCCTCGGGTCCCCAAGTAACCGCCGACTTCCAACAGCCCACCCGCCGTGTACCAACGGTCGGTGGCGTAGCCATTGGTGCCTGCCGGCACGTAGATCAAGTCACGCACATCCACCCAGACATCGTTGTTGGTCAGCTTGCCGCCGTCGCGGTTGACCGGCGCATCACGCTGCTCATTGCCCTGCACGTTGACCTTGATGGAATTGGACTCCATCGCCACCTTGACGCCGATGGCACCGGACACATCGATCACCGCGCCATTGCCTACCAGGCTGCGACCGGCAGCGCTGACCGCGACCTGGCCGCCGGTGGCCAGGGTGATGGAGCCGTTCTGGAAGTCAACGCTGCCGCCACTGACGATCTCGACCCGCGACTGATCGGTGCGGTCGACCACGCTGCTGAGGTTGTTGAACTGGCCGGTGATCAGGTTGTTCGGCGTGCCATCCAGGCCGGCCGGTCCGGCATTGCGCTGGCTGTCCAGGGCGCTGCCGCCTGCGGCATCGAGCAGCACCGCCGTGGTGCTGCCCTGCCCCAGGGTCACGCTGCCGCTGCTGTCGCTGAAGGCGTTGAGCAAGTGCAAGGTGCCGCGGGTGTCCACCGAACTGCTCGCCACCGCCACACCGTTCTGCTGCACATCGTGCCCGGTGAGGGTGATGTCGCCGATGCTGGCCTGGATCAGGCCCCTGTTGATCACCGTGCCGGCGCCGCTGCCGAGCTTGAGGGACGTCGCGACCTCGTTACCACGGGTAGTGGAACGCAGGTTGCCGCTGGTGCCCTGGCCCCGACGGATATAAAAACTGTCGCCCGCCGCCAGGGTGGTTTGGCCCTTGGCGGTGGTGATGGAGCCGGCGTTCTCCACTTCGCTACCCAGCAGCAAGGCATAGCCGCCCCCAGCCGTGGAAGTGGCGGCGCGATGGGTTTCGATCAGTGCGCCTTGCTGCACTTCGACCTTGCCCGCCGCGTCGGTGAAAGTCGGTTGGCTGCCGGTGGCATCGATATACAAGCCGCGCTTGCTGAATTGCTCATCGCTGATGTTGGCCGCCACCGCCGCCAGGTTACGTACGTTGACCTGGCTGCTGCCGCTGAAAATGATGCCGTTGCGGTTGACCAGCATTACCGTGCCGTTGCCCTTGATCTGGCCCTGGACCTGGCTCGGTCGCGCCTGGGGGTCGTTGACCCGGTTGAGCACGGCCCAGTCCGACTGCTGCTGGAAATCCACCGTGGTATTGCGCCCGACGTTGAAGGTTTCCCAGTTGAGGATCGCCTTGTCGGCGGTCTGCTCGATCTTCACCGTGGTCTTGCCGCCGGCCTCGGTCTGCTGCGGACCCTTGGCGTTGAGCCAGCCCTGGGTCAGGCTGTTGTCGACCTTGAGCCCGCCCTCGCCCAAACCATCGGGCACGACCTGCACCTGCCCCAACGCCGCTTGCCGCCCGGCGGCCTGAGCCGCCTGCTGGGCGGCGATGGCGGCGACGGTGTTGTTGAGGTTGGTCAGCGAACGTTGCAGCTGCGCATTGGCCCGTTGCTGTTGGGCCAAGGGCGGCGGCATGCCTGGCAACGCCGTTGTGGGCCGTGCCGCGCCACCGGCCGGGGACGCACCCTTGGCGGCAAACCAGGCCGAACTGAACGCGGTCGCCGCCTGGGCATTGCCGGCCACCATCAGCAGCGCAATGGCCTGGGCCAGCGGCTTGAGCCGCAACATCGACAACTCGCCATCGCGACGTGGGGCATTCAGGTTCGTCTGGGGTTTGCAGCGCAGCATCCTACTCATCCTTTCGGGTTCGCTTCTTAAGGGGGCGCAACGCAGTGCTATCAAGCTGCCAGCGTTGGTTATAGGGGATAGGCGGTTACAGCCGCTCGGGACCGAACGGATGTCATGAAAATTTCATGTGGCTGTGTTGGTTCGGACATGACGCAAAAATCAGCAACGGCTCGCACCGTTGCTGATCGGGTGTTGCGGGTCGTTCAAGCGTGGGCTTACAACGGACGACCGATGGCGTTGCAGACGCTGGTGTTGCCGACGCTCAGACCGCTGGAAGCCGTGACGAAGGAGTCACGAATAGCGGTTTTCCAAGCCGAAGGCAGTGGCACGAAACGGTTGGCGGTGATGGCCGAGTCGTTGTTGGTCAACGAACCGTAGTGACGGCTGAAGAAGTTGCGAACCTGAGTGGTCTGGGTCGCATCGGCGTAGCACTGGCTGAAGATCACGTTGGTGAAACCCAGGATTGGGTAGCCGGTGGTTGGGTAGGCCACGACGCTAGGGTCGCTTGGGTTGGTCGTAGCAGCGAACACCGGTACCCAGGCGTTCGGGTTGGAACGGTTGGCAACTGCCGGTACCGCAACAGCAGCGATGGCGGTCGAAACGTTGGCAGGAGCTGGGGAAACACCGGCGACGCGAGCGACCTTGGTGGCGTCATCCAGACCGGCCAGGGTGGTAGCGGCGTAGTCCGGGCTCATGTAGGTGATGCGGCCCTGGGCAGCGTTCAGTGCAGTCATCACATTCGCACTGCCGGAGGCGGAAACGGCACCGGATGGCAAGCCACCGCTGTAGCTGGAGGCGAAGGTGGTGGTGATGGCAAAGGTGCCGGTTTCAGCGCATTTGGCGTTCAGGAAGCGAGTGAACAGTTCGGTGGTGCCGCTGCTCTCGCCACGGTAGACCACGGTGATCGCGCCGGTACGGCCAGAACCAGTGATCTGACTCCAGTCGGTGAGGCGGCCGGAGAATACGCCGCACAATTGGTTGACGCTCAGGTCGACGTTGGCGGTGCCAGTCTTGTTGAACGGAATGGCAACCGAGGTGGCGACCGAAGGCACCTGGATCAATGGACCCCAGGCGGCACCGTGGGCACTGACGTAGGTGCTCAGTTCAGTGGCGCTGAGCTTGGAGTCGCTACCAGCCCAGTGCACTTTCTTGCCGCTGGTGTCGCCAGGCACGAACTTGGTGTAGTCGTTGGTCAGGAAAGCGGCCTTGCCGGCACCGCTGCCCACGCCGATGTAAGGGGCGAAGCCGGTGGTGAGTACACCGGACGTCTGGTACAGAGGCTGAGGCAAGGTAGCACCACCGCCGTTGACATCAGCCATGGCGGCCTGAGCGACGCAGAGGCCGGCGAGGGTCAGGGATACCGCGAGAACGTTGCGCTTAAACATGAAGAATCTCCTTTCATCGTGTTCGTACGTAGGTTGAGTGACGCGTGCTTGCCGTCATGGCGCTCGGTCCTGTGCCGATGGCGATGGGGTGAGGCCATGGCTTAGAAATTCGCAGTTTCCGGTGACAGATAAAGGAAAAAACCTCGGGAGCTGAGGGCTGTTTTTCGGCTTTTTTCCTCGGGTGTTCGAGGGCTCTGTGCCGTGGGTTCAGGCGATTTTTTCAGGGGGACGATAAGGGCTGGCCGTGGAGGTGGCGGCGGACGGTTGCCGGGCGGCGAAAGATGACAGAACGAGGAACCCGAGTTTGGCGCTGGCGAGGGTCGGGAGGTGTTGCGTCACTGCAAAATCATCGGCTGCTTTTGTGGCGAGGGAGCTTGCTCCCGCTGGGCTGCGAAGCGGCCCCAAAAAGATTGCATGCCATCTGCCTGGCACACCGAGGAGCTTGGCTTTGGGGCTGCTGCGCAGCCCAGCGGGAGCAAGCTCCCTCGCCACGTTTTTTTTGCGCGGTGGCTATTGCACCAACTGATTGATCTCGATGATCGGCAGCAGCACCGCCATGACGATCACCAGCACCACACCGCCCATGACCACGATCATCAGCGGCTCCAGCAGTGCGGTCATGCCCATGGCCCGGCGTTCGATGTCGCGGGAGAGGGTTTGTGCGGCGCGTTCGAGCATCGGCGGCAGGCAGCCGGTTTTTTCGCCGCTGGCGATCAGGTGGATCAACACCGGCGGGAAGACTTTTTCCACCCGCAGCGCCGCCGCCAGGTTGACCCCTTCGCGGACCTTGGCGGTGGCCTCGCTGACGCTCTGGCTCAGGCGGTCATTGGACAACGTCTGGCGCGCCGCCTCCAGGGCGCGCAGCAGCGGCACCCCTGCTCCGCCGAGAATCGCCAGGGTCGAGGCAAATCGCGCGGTGTTGAGGCCCAGTACGAAACGCCCGATCAGCGGCAGGCGCAACACCCGCGCGTGCCAGCTCAACCGCGCCGCCGGTTTGCGCAAGTACATGCGCCAACTCCAGAACCCACCGGCCAGCACGCCAAAACACAACCAGCCCCAGGCACGAATGAAATCACTGGCGGTGAGCATCGCCACGGTCAGCGCGGGCAGGTCTTGCCGGGCCTGGGAGAACGCGCTGACCACCTGCGGCACCACATAGCTGAGGAGGAAAATTACGATGGCAACCGACACCAGCCCCACCACCCCGGGGTAAATGAACGCCGTGAGAATCTTGCCCCGCAGGTTGTTGCGTTCCTCGATGTAATCCGCCAGTCGCTCCATGACCTGAGCCAGGTCGCCGGACTCTTCACCGGCGGCAATCAGCGCTCGATAAATGTCCGGGAAGTCCCGGGGCCGCGCCGCCAGGGCTTCGGCCAGGCGCATGCCGCTGCGCACGTCGGCGCGCACCGCGCTCAGGGTCTGGGCGATGTGCTTGCGCTCGGCCTGTTCCACCGTGGCGCTCAACGCGGCTTCCAACGGCAGACTCGCGCCCAGCAGGCTCGCCAGTTGCCGGGTGGCCCAGGCCAGGTCGTTGTCCGAGAGTTTGGCGCTGAACAAACCACCGCCATTGGCCGGTGTCGTGTTGCGCTCGGCCTGCACCTGCAACGCGGTCAAGCCACGGCTACGCAACAGGTTGAAAGCAGCGCCCTGGCTGTCGGCTTCCAAGTGTCCGGATTCGATCTTGCCCTGGGCGTCGGCGGCCTCGAAACGGTAACGATTCATCAGGCGTCCCGTGTCACGCGAAGGATTTCTTCAGGGGCCGTGGTGCCACTGCGGACCCAGCGCTCGCCATCCTCACGCATGCTGAACATGCCGGCCTGGCGGGCGGCGGCGCGCAGTGCCTGCTCCCCTGCCCCTTGGTGGATCAGCGCGCGGATGTCGTCGTCGATGCAAAACAATTCATGGATGCCAGTGCGGCCGCTGTAGCCGGTCTGGTTACAGGTCGGGCAGCCAACAGGTCGCCAGGTGCCGGGCGTGGCCGGATCCGGCTGCTTGCACTGCGAGCACAACCTGCGCACCAGCCGCTGAGCCAGCACACCAAGCATCGACGAGGCCAGCAGGAACGGCTCGACGCCCATGTCGATCAAGCGGTTGACCGCCGACACCGCATCGTTGGTGTGCAGCGTGGCCAGCACCAAGTGCCCGGTAAGGGACGCCTGCACGGCAATTTGCGCCGTCTCCAGATCGCGGATTTCACCGATCATGATGATGTCCGGATCCTGGCGCAGGATCGCCCGCAACGCCAGGGCGAAGGTCATGTCGATCTTGGCGTTGACCTGGATCTGGCTGATGCCCGGCAGATCGTATTCCACCGGGTCTTCCACCGTGAGGATGTTGTGGACGCTGGCGTCCAGCCGGGCCAGGGCGGCATACAGGCTGGTGGTCTTGCCGCTGCCCGTAGGACCGGTGACCAGGACGATGCCGTGGGGCTGGCGGATCAGGTGATCGAGCTTGCCCAGCACGTCCGGGTCCATGCCCAACGTTTCCAGTTGCAGGCGTCCGGCCTGCTTGTCCAACAGCCGCATCACCACCCGTTCGCCGTGGCCGGTGGGCACCGTGGAGACGCGGATATCGATCGGTCGCCCGGCCACGCGCAGGGCGATGCGGCCGTCCTGGGGCAGGCGTTTTTCGGCGATGTCGAGCTGGGCCATGATCTTGATCCGCGACACCAGCGCCCCATGCAGGGCCTTGCGTGGCGAGACCACATCGCGCAGGGTGCCGTCGACGCGGTAGCGCACCACCGAATGGCTCTCGTAGGGCTCGATGTGGATGTCGCTGGCCTCGTCCCGCGCGGCCTGGGTCAGCAAGGCGTTGATCATGCGGATCACCGGCGCGCCGTCCTGGGTGTCCAGCAGGTCAGTGATCTCGGGGATGTCTTGCATGAGCCGGTCGAGATCGACTTCGTTTTCCGCCGCACCCACGACTGCGGCAGCGCTGCCGGTGTCGGCATAGGCGGTGTTGAGCAAGCCGTCGAGCTCCTCGTCGCGCACCCGCTCCAGTCGCACCTCGCCGAACTGACGGCGCACCTCACTGATGGACCAGCCAGGCGTGGAGGGACACACCATCAGCACCGCACCGTCCTCGGCCTGCCGCAACACCAGGCGTTGGGCCTTGGCCCAGGCATATGGGAGGGTATTCATGGGCTCAACTCCCCTTCTACCGACCGACACGGTATTCATTGTCCAACCGGCTCCGTTACAGGCACCGCCTTGATCGCCGCCCTGGGTGTTTGCAAGCTGACCGGTGCGGCGCCCGGGATCGCCCGGGCCGAGGCGGGTAGTTGCGGGGCTTGCATGTCCGGCATGGCCCAACTGCGCTCCGGTTGCAGCAGGCCCTGGGCGCGACGCATGAAGTCGTAGCGGTTGAGGGTGATGCCGCGTCCCGCCGCGGTGTCGCGGATGATGTACGGCCGCAGGAACACCATCAGGTTGGTCTTGGTGATCTGCCGGCGCTCGTTGCGAAACAGCGCACCGATACCGGGGAGGGTCGACAGCCACGGCACCGCGTCATTGCTCTGGCTGTAGCCATCCTGAAGCAACCCGCCAAGGACCATGATCTGCCCGTCGTCGAGCAGGATGCTGGTGTCGATGGCGCGCTTGTTGGTGACGATCCCGGTGGTGCTCGAGGCGCGATTGTCGACGCTGCTGACCTCTTGGTAGATATCGAGCTTGACCGTACCGCCCTCGGAAATCTGCGGTCGGACATTGAGCTTCAAGCCGACCTCTTCGCGAGTCACCGTCTGGAACGGGTTGTTGCTGGTGCCGCCGCCACCGGTGACGTAGCTGCCACTGACAAAGGGAATGGTCTGGCCGACAAAAATGCTCGCCGCTTCATTGTCCAGGGTCAGCAGGTTCGGCGTCGACAACACGTTGGTGCCGCCCTTGCTCTTCAAGGCCCGGGCCAGGACCTTGAGGTCGAGGATCTTGCCGATACCGGGGATGTCCACGGTGCCGTTGACCAGGCCCAGGTTCAGCCCTTGGGGCAACACATCGATGCTGGTCTTGCCGTTGAGATTGAGTCCCGTGCCGCCGAGATTGACCCCACCGATCACCCCGTTGCCACCGAGATTGCCCGTCTGCCACTGCACGCCAAATTCGCTGGCGTCATCCTCGCCGACCTCTACGATCAAGCTCTCGATCACCACCTGGGCGCGACGTTGGTCCAGCAGGTCGATGACTTCCCGCAGGTTGCGGTACAGCGGATCAGGCGCCGAAATCAGCAAGGTGTTGGTGGTGGCGTCGGCCTGGATGGTCACGCCGCCAGCGCTGAAGGCAGTGCCCTGTTCGTTTTTCGTCGAAGCGGAGGGTGTCCCGTTGCTGCCCTGGGCGTAGCCGGTGCTGGTGGTCGACGCACTGCCACTGGCGCTGGTACCGCCGGTGCCGTCGCCACTGCTGCTTTGCCCGCTCTGGCCATTGGTGTTGCCGCCCATGCCACTGAGCACCGAGCGCGAGTTGTCGTTGCCCTCGCCTTCGCTTTCCCCGGTGAGCAAACCGCGCAGGGCCTGGGCCAGTTTGCCGGCCTGGGCATTGCGCAGGTACACCACGTGCAGGTTGCTCGGGTTGTTCTGGGCATTGTCGAGCTTGTAGATCAGGTTGCGCGCCAGCTCCGTGCGCTCGGGGCTGCCAGCGCGGATGATGATGGAGTTGGAGCGCGGGTCGCCGATCACATTGATCTTCTGGGTCTGGTCGCCACCCTGGGTTTCCAGCAGGTCGGAAACCATCTGCGCGATGTCGACAGCGATGCCGTTGTGAATCGGTACCACGTCGGTGTCGATGGCGCTGGGGGTGTCGATGCCTTCGATGAGCTGCGCCACCCGCGACAGGTTCTCGGCGTAGTCCGTGACCACAATGGTGTTGTTGCCCGGGTAGGCGTTGATCGGGTTGTTCGGCGAAACGATTGGGCGCAGCACCGGGATCAGGTTCACCGCGTTCTCGTATTGCAAGCGGAACGTGCGGGTCAGCATGCCGTTGCCGGCCGGTTTGTCGGCGCTGTAGATCGGCCCGCCGAGCAGCTTGGCGTCGGCCTCCGGCACCACCTGGGCGACGCCGCCGACATCCACCACGCTGAAGCCCTGCATGCGCAGCGCGGCCAGCAGCATGTCGTAGGCCTGGTGAGCCGGAACCTGGCCTTCGGAGACCAGCGTCAGGTTGCCCTTGACGCGGGGGTCCACCAGAAATTGCTGCCCGGTTGAACGGGACAGCGCTCGCACCACCGCCTGGATATCCGCCTCGACAAAATTGAGCGTTACCGGTTGATCGCCCAACGGCGTACGCGCCGGCGCAGGGTTGCGGGGCTCGCGGGCACGGGACGTGAGATCGACCTGATGCCTGGCGGGCGGTTTCTGCTCGCGCAGGGCCTGGGCACGCTGGCGGTCCAGCAACGCATCGCCGCTGCGCTGGGTGCCGCCCAACGGTATGCCCAGTTCACTGTCCACCAGCAACGGCGGCTGCGACGCGGGCGGCGTGTTGTTGCACGCACTCAAGGCCAACAGCAACAGCGGCGCAGCCTTGCGCCAATGACCCGGGAATCTGGACCCCTTCATGAAGCTTCCTTAGCGCTTTGCGCCTGATCCATGCGAACGGTTCCGGACAGTGTGCCGGGGGTGTTGTCAGGAGCGGTCGGGGCTGTGCGTAGCAAGCGGGCCTCGATCACTTCCAGGGAAAACTGCCGAGGGTTGCCCAGCAGCCAGCCGATCACTGCCTCCGCCGGGGCATCTTGAAAGGACAATTGCCAAGCGTGGGAGGCATCGGCGCCAAGGGTCTGCAACTGGTAGTGCTCACTCAACCCGCTGGCGTCCAGGGATTGGCGCAGAGCCGCTTCAAGAGGCTGGCCCTGGGCAGCGCCGCCGACATCGCGCAACAGCACTTCGAGGGCTTCGGTTTGCGAGCGCAGCTTCGGGGTTTCGGCTTGCCAATAGGCGATGGTCTTCAGCGCAGGCTGGATCAACGCCAGCCAGACCAGGCCACCGCCCAGCACCAGTGCCGCCACGGACACGGCACGTTGTTCGCGCACGGCCAGCCCCTGCCAGAATGTCCGGCAGCGAGTACGCCAGGCCCGCCAACGCAGCCGCGCCAGTGCCAGGGATTGCTTATTCATCATCGGCGTCCGCAGTGGAGTCGGGGTTGTCCTCAGTGCCTTGGCCGGCCGGGGCCACACGCAGGGTCCAGCCCTGGTCGATGGCGGCGACGTCGATGCCAGCCTGGGCCAGGGCGGTTTTCCAGTCATCGGTGGCGGTCGTTTTCGGCGCTTGCGCGATTACGCTCAGGTGCAACTCGCCGTTCTCGAATACCAGCGCCTGCACGTTGCCGCTCATGAACGGCATGGCGCTGCCTGCCTGTTGCACCAGGTTGGCGAAGCGTTGGCCCGGGTCGGTCGCCGTAGCGCCCTGGCGAACCGCGATTTGCTGGCGCGCCTGTTGCAGCGGGTTGAGAATCACCGGCAACTCGGGAAACACCTGCTTCACCCGCTGGACCATCTGCATCTTCAGCCGCTGACCCTGCGCCGCTTCCCGGGCGGCGTAGAGGTTCAGCCCGACCACCCACACCGCCAGCGCCACAGCGCAGATCGCCACAGCGCGGCCCCAGCCACCACGCTCGGCTGCGTTACGTGACAGGCCGGCATGCAAGCCCCAGCCCGGCGCAGAACCGGTCCAACGCTGGGGGGCGGCCAAGGTGTCGACCGACGCGTGGGGCGGCGAATCTCCCAGCCAGTGCAGCCCCGCCTGCGCTTCCATCAGCCATTCGGCCAACGCCTCTTCCTGCAGCGGCTGGACCACGGCGTGCTGCAAGTCATGACGCACCAGCAGGTGGTCATCCTCGACGCAGGCCACCGGCCCCGACAGCACGGGCAAGGCGTAGGCCGCCGGATAAAGGCCACGCAGTTTCAACCCGGCCTGATGCAGCAGCCCGGCCAACCTGGCGAGCGATTCACGGTCCAGCCAGGCGACCTGTACCTGCCCGTCAATCCCGCGTGGACTGTGGGCCACCTGCATGCGTTCGCTGGCACCGAGCATCAGGGCCTGGGCGGCGCACGCTACTGCGGCGGTGATCTTCGCTGGTGGCAACGGCGGCAGCTCCACGCGGGCCAACAGGCTGTCTCGGGGATGTAGAAAACATTCCACCGCAAGGCTCTTGGCGCCCCTGCCCAGGGCCCCGATTTGACTGACCCCTTGTTCGCGCACCTGGCCCTGGCGATCGAGCCAGGCAAACGCCACCGGAGTGTCGAGACTCAGGCCGGCAAGAGGCGCCAGCCCAATCCGCAAGCGCGTCATACGCCCACCCTTGACCAGATCACCTGGGGCAAATGGTCCGGACTGCGTTGCAGCAACGCGTCCAGTTCGACCCGTCGTTGTCCGCTGCGCGCCTGGCCCCGCAGGCGGAACCAGTCGCTGGTGATGCCGACCCTGACGGCGCTGATCTCCAGCTCCGGCATGCGCAGGCGATTGACGAAATCCCCTCGGTTGATGAACCAGTGACCACCCTCGCGCTCCCTGACCAGCGCCTCGGCCCGTTGCAGCGACAGCCCGGGCACGTAAGCCGCAAGCACCGGCGCACTGGCCGTGTTGCCATTGAGCCAGGTATTGGCCGGCAGGATCGTCACGTAAGGCGCCAATGTCTCCAGCACCTGCGATGTGACGCCCTTCACGCTGCGCAAGTCTTGCAGCGTGCGGAGCATGGGCCGCGTCGGCGCCTGGGGCGTGTTGGCGGCGTCGGGCGAAGTGTCCCGACCGCTGACAAACGTGCGGCTCACCGCAGCCTTGGGCGCCTGCTGCGGGTCCGATAATCGCGGATAAGCCTCGACCACCCGTTCGACAATGCGCTCGCGAACCGTCGCGGCAACGCCAAGCTGCTGGCACAACCGTTCGAACGCCCGCCGCTGTTCTTCATCCACGCGCTCCTCGGCGACGAGGTTGCGCAGGTTGAACTTGCCCTGTTCGTCTTCCAACTGGCCTTCGAATGGCGTGTCGATCTGGCCCGAACCGGGCATGACGATAGGCCTGGCCCAGGGCTGGCCAAGGCGCGTCAGCGGATCACGCTGGCGGGCCTCCCAGAGCAACTGGCGGCTGAGCTGCAAACCGCCTTGCAACCGTCCTGTCCCCTGGACACGCAACTGCTCGGCTTCCAGGCTGCGGGTGAACAGGGTCTGGCGGGTCAGCATGCCGCCGGCGATCACCGCCACCACGGCGGCGAT
Encoded proteins:
- the gspK gene encoding type II secretion system minor pseudopilin GspK, with the translated sequence MRTDSPLAAKQRGMAVISALLIAAVVAVIAGGMLTRQTLFTRSLEAEQLRVQGTGRLQGGLQLSRQLLWEARQRDPLTRLGQPWARPIVMPGSGQIDTPFEGQLEDEQGKFNLRNLVAEERVDEEQRRAFERLCQQLGVAATVRERIVERVVEAYPRLSDPQQAPKAAVSRTFVSGRDTSPDAANTPQAPTRPMLRTLQDLRSVKGVTSQVLETLAPYVTILPANTWLNGNTASAPVLAAYVPGLSLQRAEALVREREGGHWFINRGDFVNRLRMPELEISAVRVGITSDWFRLRGQARSGQRRVELDALLQRSPDHLPQVIWSRVGV
- the gspL gene encoding type II secretion system protein GspL — its product is MTRLRIGLAPLAGLSLDTPVAFAWLDRQGQVREQGVSQIGALGRGAKSLAVECFLHPRDSLLARVELPPLPPAKITAAVACAAQALMLGASERMQVAHSPRGIDGQVQVAWLDRESLARLAGLLHQAGLKLRGLYPAAYALPVLSGPVACVEDDHLLVRHDLQHAVVQPLQEEALAEWLMEAQAGLHWLGDSPPHASVDTLAAPQRWTGSAPGWGLHAGLSRNAAERGGWGRAVAICAVALAVWVVGLNLYAAREAAQGQRLKMQMVQRVKQVFPELPVILNPLQQARQQIAVRQGATATDPGQRFANLVQQAGSAMPFMSGNVQALVFENGELHLSVIAQAPKTTATDDWKTALAQAGIDVAAIDQGWTLRVAPAGQGTEDNPDSTADADDE